In a single window of the Pandoraea pulmonicola genome:
- a CDS encoding serine hydrolase domain-containing protein, which yields MPHALANGLPFPSIPPLYGLTERVDAVIDTAIAQQRVVGAAVLIAKDGETIYSRAAGYADREAGRPLAPHTLFRLSSVSKVYVSVATMVLIEHERLSLDAPVTRWLPDFRPASPAVDFPDITIRHLLSHTAGLGYGFLEPADGPYHRAGVSDGMDIAELSLEENVRRIGTVPLLFAPGTAWTYSLATDVLGLVIERASGMPLAEAIQALVTGPLGLADTGFAVADPRRLAAGYVNEGDASRRMTDFEVIPLPFIEGADGMRMSLARAFEDRVFASGGAGMIGSAEDLLALLETLRKGGAPLLSAAQVKAMATDQTPGMDLLPWPGRGFGLGFTVLRDPVAANSPEPMGTWRLGGAYGHSWFVDRTNELTVVAFTNAGLEGQSPGGRFPDELAKAIYGRAGGMR from the coding sequence CACGCTTTGGCCAATGGCCTCCCATTTCCCTCCATCCCGCCGCTTTACGGCCTGACCGAGCGCGTCGATGCCGTCATTGACACTGCCATTGCGCAACAGCGCGTGGTGGGCGCCGCCGTCCTTATCGCCAAGGATGGTGAGACGATCTATTCCCGTGCCGCCGGGTACGCCGACCGCGAAGCCGGTCGCCCGCTGGCGCCGCACACGCTGTTCCGTCTGTCATCCGTGTCGAAGGTCTATGTATCGGTCGCGACAATGGTGCTGATCGAGCACGAGCGGCTCAGCCTCGATGCGCCAGTCACGAGATGGCTGCCCGATTTTCGGCCGGCATCGCCAGCCGTCGACTTCCCCGACATCACCATCCGCCACTTGCTCAGCCATACCGCGGGTCTGGGCTATGGCTTTCTCGAACCTGCGGACGGGCCATATCACCGCGCCGGCGTATCCGACGGGATGGACATCGCCGAGCTATCGCTGGAAGAGAATGTCCGGCGCATCGGCACCGTGCCGCTGCTGTTCGCGCCGGGCACCGCCTGGACCTACTCGCTCGCGACGGATGTGCTCGGACTCGTGATCGAACGGGCGTCTGGCATGCCACTGGCCGAAGCGATCCAAGCGTTGGTGACGGGGCCGTTGGGTCTGGCGGACACCGGCTTTGCCGTCGCCGATCCCAGACGCCTCGCGGCAGGGTATGTCAACGAGGGCGACGCGTCCCGTCGCATGACCGACTTCGAAGTGATTCCACTGCCCTTCATTGAAGGCGCGGACGGGATGCGCATGTCGCTGGCGCGGGCTTTCGAAGATCGGGTCTTCGCCTCGGGAGGCGCAGGCATGATCGGCTCGGCCGAGGATCTGCTCGCCCTTCTGGAAACGCTGCGCAAGGGCGGCGCACCGCTGCTGTCGGCGGCTCAGGTCAAGGCGATGGCGACGGACCAGACGCCGGGCATGGATCTCCTGCCGTGGCCAGGCCGCGGTTTCGGCCTCGGCTTCACGGTGCTGCGCGATCCGGTCGCCGCCAACTCGCCCGAACCGATGGGGACGTGGCGTCTGGGCGGCGCCTATGGACATTCATGGTTCGTCGACCGTACCAACGAACTGACCGTCGTCGCTTTCACCAATGCGGGTCTGGAAGGACAGTCGCCCGGCGGGCGATTCCCCGATGAGCTTGCCAAAGCCATATATGGGAGAGCAGGCGGGATGCGGTGA
- a CDS encoding MerR family transcriptional regulator: MRIGELARRTGVSERMLRYYEQEGLLTPKRTNTGYRDYGPDDVDAAHRIRVLSSAGLKIRSIRLLLPCVLGTKPVFHPCAEARAALRREVEKLDVQLHNLSESRRVVATLLHAIDTNETLRLDGRKKRADKSHARLFRQT; the protein is encoded by the coding sequence ATGCGTATCGGGGAATTGGCTCGCCGCACCGGCGTTAGTGAGCGGATGTTGCGTTATTACGAGCAGGAAGGCTTGCTGACACCGAAGCGGACGAATACGGGCTACCGCGATTACGGTCCGGACGATGTCGATGCGGCACATCGCATCCGTGTGCTCAGTTCGGCGGGATTGAAGATCCGCAGTATCCGCCTGTTGCTGCCTTGCGTCCTCGGCACCAAGCCTGTTTTCCACCCCTGCGCCGAAGCGCGTGCCGCGTTGCGGCGTGAAGTCGAAAAGCTCGACGTCCAACTGCACAACCTCAGTGAGAGTCGACGCGTGGTCGCAACGCTGCTTCATGCCATCGACACCAACGAGACGTTACGGCTTGACGGCCGGAAAAAGCGCGCGGACAAATCGCATGCGCGGCTATTTCGGCAGACGTGA
- a CDS encoding alpha/beta fold hydrolase produces the protein MAPSNDTFDGTFPFAPRFTNAAGFRMHYVDEGPTSGEVILCLHGEPTWSYLFRNLIGALSSHYRVIAPDHMGFGKSETPTDRTYWLQDHIDNIEKFVLALGLNDITLVMHDFGGPVGMGLAARHPGRIRRIISTNGPTPFGQETLFDRLDANASVSPWFQWIARAAKQGRLKPVLDELGFNILSTLKLNGFENHACIDDTWLRAYGSRFSVPADSAGAIGWAHGFAIGAHRFEVPNAAALDAIRSKPALAIWGEADRTLAAEHFLPLFSELFSQPQIHRLAGVGHYCLEDAPQKIADLIGTFLKGQ, from the coding sequence ATGGCGCCATCCAATGACACGTTTGACGGAACGTTTCCGTTTGCGCCGCGTTTCACCAACGCGGCAGGATTTCGCATGCACTACGTCGATGAAGGGCCGACTTCAGGGGAAGTCATTCTGTGTCTGCACGGCGAACCGACCTGGAGCTATCTGTTTCGCAATCTTATCGGCGCCCTCTCGAGCCACTACCGCGTGATTGCCCCCGATCACATGGGTTTCGGCAAAAGCGAAACGCCGACGGATCGCACGTACTGGTTGCAGGATCACATCGACAACATCGAGAAATTTGTGCTCGCCCTCGGCTTGAACGACATCACACTCGTCATGCACGACTTTGGTGGTCCCGTTGGCATGGGACTCGCTGCGCGGCATCCTGGCCGAATTCGCCGAATCATCAGCACGAATGGCCCGACACCGTTCGGTCAGGAAACGCTGTTCGATCGCCTCGATGCGAATGCCTCCGTCTCGCCATGGTTTCAATGGATCGCTCGTGCCGCGAAGCAAGGCCGCCTCAAGCCGGTGCTGGACGAATTGGGTTTCAATATCCTGAGCACATTGAAGCTCAATGGCTTCGAGAACCATGCGTGCATCGACGATACCTGGCTGCGCGCCTACGGCTCACGTTTTTCTGTACCGGCCGACAGCGCCGGCGCCATCGGCTGGGCTCACGGGTTCGCGATCGGGGCGCATCGTTTCGAAGTTCCGAACGCTGCCGCGCTCGATGCCATTCGGTCGAAACCGGCACTTGCCATCTGGGGCGAAGCCGACCGAACCCTGGCGGCAGAGCACTTCCTGCCGCTGTTCAGCGAACTGTTCTCGCAGCCACAGATCCACCGACTCGCTGGCGTCGGCCATTACTGCCTTGAAGATGCGCCGCAGAAAATCGCCGACCTGATCGGGACCTTCCTGAAAGGACAGTAG
- a CDS encoding AAA family ATPase → MRGYFGRRDAASTEHGASKVLIVFGGLPGTGKTTVAQMLARKLAAVYLRIDTFEHAIKMCESGKAEIGPAGYLAAYAVAGDNLRLGATVVADSVNALHVTRNDWRNVAVDAGVEILEIELICSDVAIHRQRVEERKADIPDFQLPTWSSVLKRQYEPWESAHLVIDTAKLSVEQAVEAIVQCLSATTPRR, encoded by the coding sequence ATGCGCGGCTATTTCGGCAGACGTGACGCTGCATCCACGGAACATGGAGCATCGAAAGTGTTGATTGTTTTTGGCGGACTGCCTGGCACTGGAAAGACGACGGTAGCGCAAATGCTTGCCCGCAAGCTTGCTGCCGTATATCTGCGCATAGATACGTTCGAACACGCAATCAAGATGTGCGAAAGCGGCAAGGCAGAGATCGGGCCTGCCGGATATCTGGCTGCGTATGCGGTTGCCGGCGATAACTTACGACTCGGGGCGACGGTTGTCGCGGACTCGGTCAATGCGTTGCACGTTACGCGCAATGATTGGAGAAACGTGGCGGTTGACGCAGGGGTGGAGATTCTCGAGATCGAATTGATTTGCTCGGACGTCGCGATCCACCGGCAGAGGGTTGAAGAGCGAAAGGCCGACATTCCCGATTTTCAGTTACCCACATGGTCGAGCGTGCTTAAACGTCAATATGAGCCATGGGAGTCTGCGCACCTCGTCATTGATACCGCGAAGCTATCGGTCGAGCAGGCCGTCGAAGCTATCGTGCAGTGTTTGTCGGCGACAACTCCGCGGCGTTGA
- a CDS encoding lipopolysaccharide kinase InaA family protein, with amino-acid sequence MEAKVTKINYPAVLSNRVGAFWADRNLEARKLELRHKERTGTSHDSTAPTMAKSVAFVQAAHHSPDNSVGMTRLPNPRALALLTLLSVLPGGGFAAWASADSNPHSASIAGGTVPTNVSLPVLSQGIDIVLNAPAHGELSAAPISLPTGPASEAVSSSSQARSRRAADAKPQSVVVPLTHVHSRQELARRALLLAELDPDKTYSVRDVFPTGSEVPGDADVEHSMSLLDIYVEHGKVKFPALARHVKDAPNLDKLPDLDKYFDVEFERAMKVQAIDITEAIQRHIDTSGIDSSSTPARVFSVSYERQAWMPLGHHKSPYRYAIDGKYGYILDVVQGSRHRVYAVSISDNELTIDEVRDKSWLTNNQKKFFGRSENWPAVLSSPISYPRTTDATKAIAEKLVDVTKSEQREEAFRSTEMEKYVDEYRMELAMIAADLVPASSGVKKGIKAASKIIGAGPAASRGVSHRAAAAVNSLKKATVIRNAAPKMVGSGVAGRVYQVNANKLIKVYSNPIGIKNGALYRSSLDRAKNSVEAFTRLYGKDAAKVTIKDGLYPTQPLVVLQMKKIPGKSLESILKSGNRELIEEVRQQFRDRTVAKRLIDRLTSKGIVHHDINLGNILYDRRTGQFNLIDFDSATFDHLTDSLSADMLRKLEFDFEEFAQRG; translated from the coding sequence GTGGAAGCTAAAGTGACCAAGATAAATTATCCTGCAGTCCTTAGTAACAGGGTGGGTGCATTTTGGGCTGACCGAAACCTCGAGGCGCGGAAATTGGAGCTGCGTCACAAGGAGCGCACCGGCACGTCGCACGATTCCACGGCGCCCACGATGGCGAAAAGCGTGGCATTCGTTCAGGCGGCCCATCACTCGCCCGACAATTCAGTCGGAATGACTCGGCTGCCGAATCCTCGCGCGCTTGCCCTCCTCACCTTGCTATCCGTGTTGCCGGGCGGTGGATTTGCAGCCTGGGCGAGCGCGGATTCCAATCCACATTCGGCTTCCATCGCCGGCGGCACCGTACCAACTAATGTGTCGTTGCCCGTACTGTCGCAGGGCATCGACATCGTCTTGAATGCTCCGGCTCACGGAGAACTTTCGGCAGCACCCATTTCGTTGCCCACAGGTCCCGCGAGTGAGGCTGTCTCATCATCCTCGCAGGCAAGGAGCAGACGCGCGGCGGACGCCAAGCCTCAGTCGGTGGTGGTACCTCTGACCCATGTTCATAGCCGTCAGGAGTTGGCCAGACGAGCGCTGCTTCTGGCGGAGCTGGATCCGGACAAAACCTACTCCGTCCGGGACGTCTTCCCAACGGGCTCCGAGGTGCCGGGAGACGCGGATGTCGAGCACTCGATGAGCCTGCTGGATATCTACGTCGAGCACGGAAAGGTCAAATTTCCTGCATTGGCCCGTCATGTGAAGGATGCGCCGAACCTGGACAAATTGCCCGATCTGGACAAGTATTTTGACGTGGAATTCGAACGGGCGATGAAAGTCCAGGCGATAGACATAACAGAAGCAATCCAGCGCCACATTGACACATCTGGCATCGATTCCTCGTCAACGCCCGCGAGAGTATTTTCTGTCAGCTATGAGCGTCAGGCTTGGATGCCGCTTGGCCACCACAAGTCGCCTTATCGCTATGCGATCGACGGAAAATATGGCTATATCCTTGATGTTGTTCAGGGTAGCCGACACCGAGTGTATGCCGTTTCCATCTCGGATAATGAGCTGACCATCGATGAGGTACGGGACAAATCCTGGCTCACCAATAATCAGAAAAAGTTCTTCGGCCGTTCCGAAAATTGGCCCGCCGTTCTAAGCTCGCCAATCAGCTATCCACGGACGACTGATGCCACCAAGGCTATTGCAGAAAAGCTCGTCGACGTAACGAAAAGCGAGCAAAGAGAGGAGGCATTCAGATCAACCGAAATGGAAAAGTATGTCGACGAGTACCGTATGGAGCTCGCAATGATCGCCGCAGATCTAGTGCCAGCGAGTTCTGGAGTCAAAAAAGGCATCAAAGCCGCTTCCAAAATCATCGGGGCGGGTCCAGCAGCTTCGAGAGGCGTGTCCCACAGAGCCGCGGCGGCTGTCAACTCGTTGAAGAAAGCGACCGTTATCAGAAATGCCGCGCCCAAAATGGTTGGCAGTGGCGTGGCTGGCAGGGTTTATCAGGTCAATGCAAATAAGCTGATCAAAGTTTACAGCAACCCGATCGGTATAAAGAACGGCGCACTTTACCGGTCAAGCCTGGACCGCGCTAAAAATAGTGTGGAGGCATTCACGCGGCTCTATGGCAAGGACGCCGCGAAAGTGACGATAAAAGACGGCCTTTATCCAACGCAGCCGCTCGTGGTTTTGCAAATGAAGAAAATACCTGGGAAATCGCTGGAGTCGATATTAAAGAGCGGCAACCGGGAACTCATCGAGGAAGTCCGGCAACAATTCCGGGATAGAACTGTGGCAAAGCGGTTGATAGACAGGTTGACGTCGAAGGGGATCGTTCATCACGATATCAACCTTGGAAATATCCTCTACGACCGAAGGACGGGGCAGTTCAACCTGATTGATTTTGACAGTGCTACCTTCGATCATCTAACCGATTCACTATCTGCGGATATGTTAAGGAAGCTCGAGTTTGACTTTGAGGAGTTCGCGCAGCGAGGCTGA